A single genomic interval of Zingiber officinale cultivar Zhangliang chromosome 4A, Zo_v1.1, whole genome shotgun sequence harbors:
- the LOC121970071 gene encoding 60S ribosomal protein L32-1 has product MAVPLLTKKIVKKRVKKFKRPQSDRKICVKTNWRRPKGIDSRVRRKFKGCTLMPNIGYGSDKKTRHYLPNRFKKFVVNNVSDLELLMMHNRTYCAEIAHSVSTKKRKLIVERAAQLDIVVTNKLARLRSQEDE; this is encoded by the exons ATGGCGGTTCCGTTGCTGACGAAGAAGATTGTCAAGAAGCGTGTCAAGAAGTTCAAGAGGCCCCAGAGCGACCGCAAGATATGCGTGAAG ACAAACTGGCGCAGACCAAAAGGTATTGATTCTCGGGTGAGAAGAAAGTTCAAGGGATGCACCTTGATGCCAAATATTGGCTATGGTTCTGACAAGAAGACACGCCATTACCTGCCAAATCGATTTAAGAAGTTCGTGGTTAACAACGTTTCAGATTTGGAGTTGCTGATGATGCACAACCG GACTTATTGCGCTGAGATCGCCCATAGTGTTTCTACGAAGAAGCGCAAGCTCATCGTCGAACGCGCTGCACaacttgacattgttgtcacGAACAAGCTTGCTAGGTTGCGCAGCCAGGAGGATGAGTAA